The following is a genomic window from Coriobacteriaceae bacterium.
CGGTTGCAACCAGACGAGCGAGGTCGACGACCTGTCCACCAACTACCTGTCCACCCAGCTGATGCAGCTGATCGGCGCACCGCTGACCGACTACCAGAAGGCGCACATGACGCTGCGCGAGTCGCTGCCCGCCATCAACTCCGTGGGCTACGAGGACGCCAGCCTGCGCTGGGCGCTCTCCTCCAACGTCACCGGTGACGACGCCGCCGCAGCAGCCGCCACCAAGGCGCGCGAGGATTACGCCAAGATGCAGTACTACGAGATGTTCCGCGACGGCAAGAACGTCTATACGGAGCACTTCCAGACCGAGGCCAACGAGACCGACCCCAACCTGGCACCGGGTACGACCAAGATTAAGTAGCTGCTAGCTGCTGAGCCACAACTGAAACGTCTGTCCAGGCGGAGGCATATAAGGTTCCCTGCTCGGACAGTCCTGCGCAAGACGGAGGCCACATTAAGTGGCCTCCTTTGCGTGCGGAACTCGTGATGAACCTTATATGCCTCCGCCTGGACAGACGCCCTGTTGTTGGAGCGCAGCTTGTCATAGGGGCGATGGAAAATGTCGCCCCAGACGCTTGCCACGGTTGCGTCCACAAGTGTCAAGAAAAAAGCCTCGAGAACTTCGAGGCTTTCACATTTGTATTGTTTTGCACGAAGGACCGCGAACGGCGAAGCTACTCGCCCAAAACGGCCTTTTTGGCGGCTGCAGCCATGTTGTCCAGATCTTCCTTGGTGGGGTGATCCTTTGCGGCAACCCAGTTGTCGAGCAGCATCTTAAAGCGGGCATTGTCGGGATCTTGCTCGAGCATGGCCTCGTAGCGCTGCTTGACCGCGGGACCCATCTTGCCCTGGCACATTGCCCAGCCCGCAAGCTCAGCGTCATCAGCCAAATTGGAGGTCACGCGATCGATAATCTGCTGATAATAGCTCTGATCGGCACCAAAGCCGCAGGTACCAAAGAGGAAAACGCGCTTGCCGTGCAGGGCGGAGAGCAGCGCCGCGACCGAAGGCGTGCACGCGCCCTTGTCGCACCAAAAACCGACGAGCACCGTGTCGGCCGCGCAGGCACCCTGCGCCTCGAGCGCTACCTGCTCGGCATCCGCATCGTCGCTCAACGCCGCGGCATGGACAAACTCAACGCCCGCAGCCTGCAGAGCGCGCTTGATCGCGCCCGAAACCATCCTGGTATTACCGCTCTTGCTGTTAACCACCAAAGAGCACGTCATAGTCACGTTGCCTCGTTTCCCCAAAACCAAAGCCACTAATGCAATTTATTAGAAGCATATCTTAGTACTAAAACCACAGATGTAAACCAACTTCTGCTGATTGACGGCACAGCTGACATCAATAGGCAAATACGCCCGCAGCGCAAGCCCCAAAATTCATGCGGGAACCGCGGTACCGTCAGAAAATGCAGGAGGAAATTTGACGGTCCCGTTAATAGATTTTGTGACAAGGGCATGACAGGGGGACAGGTCATTCGTCAGGTTTCTGACAGACGATATGAGCGGGACATGAAAATTGGAAGCCCCTCCTGCATGCATATCCGCTGGTAAGGCCTGGCCCGGTTTTCACCATCGCACGCGGCGGCCGAGCACCCATCCAACGCCCAAGTCAAAATACTCAGTACACTGAGTAATTTCACTCACTATACTGAGTATTTTCTCAATTTGCTCAGGCTAGTTAAACAGCGGCACCTTATCGAGCAGAAAATCCTCCACGGTGCACGCCCCGGCCGCCGCCCCTCCCACGACGATCCGCTTGGCTCGCGGATATTTTTTTAGGAGCGTCGACATGCCACTCTGGCCGGACTCTCCACCGCTTTTGACCTCGATGGCGCTCAGCGCATCATCCCTTCGCAGCACAAAGTCGACCTCTTTGACGCCTTCACGCCACCACATGACCTCAAAACCCTCTTCCGGCGCGCGCGCAAGCAGTCGTGCACCCACTGCCGATTCCACCAAATGACCCCGCCGCGCCGAATCCTCCAGCCATTCTGCTCGGCCCTTATCGCCGAGCGCCGTCATAAACGCCGTGTTATAAACCATGAGCCGCGGGGTGCTTCGGCGCTTTGCGAGCTCCTTGTCACTGAACTTGGGAATCGCCGTAACCAAACCGGCCTTGCCCAGCAGGTCCAAATACCCGGCGACCGTGACCGTGTTACCGGCATCCTGCAGCTGGCCTACCATTTTTGAATACGAAAGCTCCTGCCCCGAATAGCTTGCCGCGAGCCAAAAGAGCGCGCGCATCAGCGCCGGTTTGCGGATATTCTCCAACGAGAGAACATCGCGCGAGATCGCCGGCTCGACGATCGCATCTCGGATATAGTTTCGCCAACGGGCGTCATCGGAAACCAGCGGCGCCGCACCCGGATATCCACCGTGATAGAGATAGTCTTCAAAAGAAAAGCCAAAGGCCTCGCTGCACTCGCGATAGGACCAATGCGGCGACCGAATGAGCTCGTAACGGCCCATAAGGGATTCTTCCAAGCCCTTATGCAGCAGCAGCGACGACGATCCGGTCAAAATGACCTTGAGCGGCGTCCCCTCCCGGCGATCCCGGTCGTACAATCCTTTGACGACCGTGGACCAACTCTGCACCTTTTGAATCTCATCAACAACGAAAACGGCCGGGACCTTACCTCCAGACGTGAGGTTTCTTGCCTGTTGCCACTCGATTTGCAGCCAGCTGGCATCGGGATTCACAACATCGTCCGCATTGGCCACGTGACAGGGCATGTCTGCATGGTGCAACGCCTGCACGAACATGGTCGACTTTCCCGTTTGGCGGGGCCCGATTATAAATTGCATCAACGGATTATTCGTTTCCCGCATCCTCTGGGCTATCACGGCAACTTGATGGCGCTCAAACATGTCAATCTACCTCCTTGTTTCTTAAATACTCAGTATACTGAGTAAAATCACTCAGTATACTGAGTATTTTTAGAACCGGGAGGTCGAACCCGCCAACTTAACTCCCTTCACCAGCGGGTTGCCGCCGCCCCCTCCGCGAGTCGAGTTTCTGGCCCTTCGTGCTCACTCGATATATAAAAACTGCCATAGCCATATCGAAAAACCGGTATAGCCGGTCCCATCATCGAACCATCGCGAATGGGCCACAGGATTTCGCGATGGTTCGCAAGCTTTCGCGGAGATTCGCGACAAATCGAGAACTGATACGCATCTTTTTGTTCAGGTTGATTTCCGATCTCAGCCGAACACATTAGGCGGACAGGCCGTTCCCGCAGCTAGCCGAACGCCCCCGAGGCCCCATCCGGGCCCCGGGGGCGCCGTTTTCCCAGTTGAAGGAACGGTGGAGATGTGTTTCGATGGGTCCGGTGGCCATGCTCCGCCCTCCGCCCGGCACCTCTTCCCAGACTCAGCCGGACGGTCGGTCAGTCTATTCCGTTTTGCCTTCAGGCTAGGCCAGCGGGGCATCGCCCCTCTCTGCGCGCGCCCTCTCGATGAGTCCCGGCGTCAGGTCGAGCTCGGCCAGAGGCACATCCTCCACGCCGTAGGCGTCAAGCAGCGCCGCCGCATCGTCCCCGAGCATCGCCCTGAAGGCGCGCGCGGGCGTCGAGAAGCCGAGCGCGCCGCGGGGCTCGGAGTTCACGTGCGACATGGCGAGCGCCATGTCGGCCGGGGATAGCCGGTCGAACCTGAGCCCGGCGCCCTTGGGCAGCAGCTTCCTGATCTCGACGTGGTTGCGCTCGCAGGCGCCCTTCTGGTCGCTGCGGCGCGGGTCGCAGTAGAACAGCCTCGTCTCGCCGGGCCCCTCGCCGAGGAGCGCGGCGATCGCGCCCTCGTCGGAGAACTCGGCGCCGTTGTCGGTGAGCACGGCGCGGAACACGCGGCGCGTCCCGCCTGCGCCGAGGACCGCCCGGACGCCCTCCAGGGCGGCCGCGACGCACCCGGAGGTCTTCTCCCCGAGCAGGAGCGCCAGCTGGAGCCTGCTGGGGCGGTGGAGCAGCGTGAGCAGGCAGGCCGAGTCCTCCCTGGCGCCCTCGACGGTGTCCATCTCCCAGGCCGCGGCGCACGCGTCCTCCCCGAGGGCGAGGAACGCGGCGTGCGACCTGCGGGCGGAGTGGCGCGTGGCCGCCCGGCCGGCGGCGCGCCTCCTCGGCCTGTAGCCGACCTTGCGCCTGAGCTCCATGTTGGTCATGCCGTCGTAGCCCGCCGCGACCCAGCGGTAGATGGTCGACGGCGACAGGTCCACCGGCCCGCCGTTGCACGCCGCCATCTGCTCGGGGGACAGCCCCCGGCGCAGGCAGCCCCTTATGGCCTCCAGCCTGGCCGCCGCGGCCGGCTCGTCGGCATCGATCCCGCGCCTGGACGAGACGAGCACCGAGTCGGCGCACAGCTGCGCGGCGCGGGCCTCGTAGAAGACGTGCGGGCGGCGCTTGCAGCCCATCGCGCGGTAGCGGCCGCACCCGTTGCAGCAGCGCGGCCACGCCGCCAGGCGCGGGCAGGCCGACGACAGGTCGGTGTCGGCGCCCACGCGCTCGCCGCGCCTGGGCTTCGGCGCCGTCACGAACCTGTGCGACGCCACCTCGGCGCTCACCGTCGAGGGCGACCTGCCCAGCTCCCTCGCGATCTCCCTGCACGAGGCCCTGCGCTCCAGCATCCTCTGGACCGTGTCCCGCTCGTGCCTCGTGAGCCTTCCGTAGGCCCTCGGGGCCGCTTTCGCGGAACCCTTCTTCCTCTTTCTGGACATGCCGTCCTCCGATCTCCCGGGGCCGGCCGGTCCGGCCCTCAGGGTATCGGGTTCCCACATTCATCCGTACATGTACGGATGAATGTGGGAGGTGTTCGGATGAAGTCGATAATCAAGGATCTTTTTGTTCATATTCAAGGCCACGACGTCTCAAAAGGTATACGCTTTGAAACAGTTAAGTTTCCCAGCTCCCCCAATCGAGATCAATCGTCACCACATTATTTCGTCAATCGTCACCACGCCGCAGATAGAATGCATAATCTTGGGACAAACACTTCTGATTAATTTGTCCCATGACCGTGCTTATTGGGCAAACTGGCTGCGGTAGAGTTCGGCGTAGAAGCCGCCTGCCGCCAGCAGTTCGTCGTGCGTGCCGCGCTCGATAATCTCGCCGTCTCGCATGACCAGGATGCAGTCGGCGTTTCGGATCGTCGACAGGCGATGCGCCACGACAAAGCTCGTGCGGCCGGCCA
Proteins encoded in this region:
- a CDS encoding flavodoxin family protein, with the protein product MTCSLVVNSKSGNTRMVSGAIKRALQAAGVEFVHAAALSDDADAEQVALEAQGACAADTVLVGFWCDKGACTPSVAALLSALHGKRVFLFGTCGFGADQSYYQQIIDRVTSNLADDAELAGWAMCQGKMGPAVKQRYEAMLEQDPDNARFKMLLDNWVAAKDHPTKEDLDNMAAAAKKAVLGE
- a CDS encoding ATP-binding protein, translating into MFERHQVAVIAQRMRETNNPLMQFIIGPRQTGKSTMFVQALHHADMPCHVANADDVVNPDASWLQIEWQQARNLTSGGKVPAVFVVDEIQKVQSWSTVVKGLYDRDRREGTPLKVILTGSSSLLLHKGLEESLMGRYELIRSPHWSYRECSEAFGFSFEDYLYHGGYPGAAPLVSDDARWRNYIRDAIVEPAISRDVLSLENIRKPALMRALFWLAASYSGQELSYSKMVGQLQDAGNTVTVAGYLDLLGKAGLVTAIPKFSDKELAKRRSTPRLMVYNTAFMTALGDKGRAEWLEDSARRGHLVESAVGARLLARAPEEGFEVMWWREGVKEVDFVLRRDDALSAIEVKSGGESGQSGMSTLLKKYPRAKRIVVGGAAAGACTVEDFLLDKVPLFN
- a CDS encoding IS30 family transposase, which encodes MSRKRKKGSAKAAPRAYGRLTRHERDTVQRMLERRASCREIARELGRSPSTVSAEVASHRFVTAPKPRRGERVGADTDLSSACPRLAAWPRCCNGCGRYRAMGCKRRPHVFYEARAAQLCADSVLVSSRRGIDADEPAAAARLEAIRGCLRRGLSPEQMAACNGGPVDLSPSTIYRWVAAGYDGMTNMELRRKVGYRPRRRAAGRAATRHSARRSHAAFLALGEDACAAAWEMDTVEGAREDSACLLTLLHRPSRLQLALLLGEKTSGCVAAALEGVRAVLGAGGTRRVFRAVLTDNGAEFSDEGAIAALLGEGPGETRLFYCDPRRSDQKGACERNHVEIRKLLPKGAGLRFDRLSPADMALAMSHVNSEPRGALGFSTPARAFRAMLGDDAAALLDAYGVEDVPLAELDLTPGLIERARAERGDAPLA